In a single window of the Syntrophales bacterium genome:
- a CDS encoding metalloregulator ArsR/SmtB family transcription factor: MEFSETELELLELQADILKMLANPKRLAIVHILRDQERTVGELIKITGYPAANISQHLSLLKSKGLVVTRRGGTHVIYALSSPKLDQACDIMREVLMEQLEHKKSLVTKVM; encoded by the coding sequence ATGGAATTTTCAGAAACAGAATTGGAACTGTTAGAACTTCAAGCAGACATATTAAAGATGCTTGCAAATCCAAAGCGCCTCGCAATTGTCCATATCCTGAGGGATCAGGAACGGACGGTAGGGGAATTAATCAAGATAACCGGGTATCCAGCCGCCAATATCTCCCAACACCTCTCCCTTCTTAAATCCAAGGGCCTGGTCGTTACCCGTCGTGGAGGTACACACGTCATCTACGCCCTGTCGAGTCCCAAACTTGACCAGGCCTGCGACATCATGCGGGAGGTGCTGATGGAGCAACTGGAGCACAAAAAGAGTCTTGTAACAAAGGTTATGTAG
- a CDS encoding FAD-binding and (Fe-S)-binding domain-containing protein, with product MAHLTAKQKEWLEKEFNQRVSFDKTERLLYSHDIAAIPRIIRPFGGSTIPDAIIQPESEEEVARLVAWANEGRIPLTPRGKASSGYGGAVPTKKGVVVDFWRMRKVIHTDSDAMEVTVQPGITWEKLQTELAKEGLDLRLYPTSAPSSTVGGWLAQGGAGIGSYAHGYFRDNTVSARVVLPDGAIKKFSGDNLDLIADAEGITGFITEVTLRIRKQEKIAVTALAFPDARRLQEAVEAMDRSELPLWSIVFINPRMAELKNRAPLMEHRTHSGEERVILPAAYVVTIAYTEKDSQRVRDGLTEIVRMFEGEVLSERIAEHEWKNRFKLMVVKRLGPSLVPAEVIVPLQSLGDVMSEIEQKVDQPIVKEGVIIHRGRGGKPEAVILGFIPSDQRRFAYNLVFGLVLTIIKIAERHGGRVYSTGMYFTKKAGHVLGSERVKRLERFKKERDRHGIFNPQKVLGGGIIGRLMKVVSIFEPLIRPFGNVVITLVGERHRKPAKGIPPDVAWYAYSCSQCGYCVDECDQFYGRGWESQSPRGKWYWLREYMEGNVKWDQKMVDTIIACTTCELCNLRCSASLPIESSWMKLRGQLIQEEGRMTFPPFEMMAAALVKEGNIWAGYRNNRDAWFPEKLREKHPPGTQAGNVYFAGCTASYVEKDIGKASVTLLDAAGVDFTCLGQKENCCGTPMLVSGKWDIFLNNMQRNIASVKACGADTVITSCPACDMMWRHVYPQWAQKHGIAFDIKTRHYSEIISEQIREGRFKYTHEVPRKVTWHDSCHMGRVSGIYDPPRDMIKAIPGIQFEEMKYNREAAHCCGSVLTLIKDPPVAHEVGGMRIREAEEINAEAILALCPCCEFQLRVSADKKGKDMGVHDLAAFACLGLGKKFKDPEPEVMRQWAVFEGMIDLMTPQGFAALMSSMWKELMDAMPLGMGSMMRFVGKLGPVGGALLWMMRPMFPVLFPILLPRMMPKVMPAMLNRVAGKIPMPDYMREQMPELMPRVMDNLMPKMLPDVVPLIVGPMIDYLRGSGKKIHVPSEPSPACGLRPR from the coding sequence ATGGCACATCTGACAGCAAAACAAAAGGAATGGCTGGAGAAGGAATTTAATCAGCGGGTAAGCTTCGATAAAACAGAACGATTGCTCTATTCTCATGATATAGCGGCCATACCGCGTATAATCCGTCCTTTTGGAGGGAGCACTATCCCCGATGCCATCATTCAACCGGAATCAGAAGAAGAAGTGGCTCGCCTGGTTGCCTGGGCAAATGAGGGCAGGATACCCCTTACACCTCGGGGAAAGGCTTCCAGTGGCTACGGAGGCGCCGTACCCACGAAGAAGGGCGTGGTCGTTGATTTCTGGCGTATGCGAAAGGTCATCCATACGGACAGTGATGCTATGGAGGTTACTGTCCAGCCCGGCATAACATGGGAAAAGTTGCAGACAGAACTGGCCAAAGAGGGGCTGGATCTTCGTCTCTATCCCACAAGCGCTCCCTCATCCACCGTTGGCGGCTGGTTGGCCCAGGGCGGGGCAGGCATCGGTTCATACGCTCACGGCTATTTTCGAGACAATACGGTCTCTGCCCGTGTGGTGTTGCCCGATGGCGCCATTAAGAAATTTTCCGGTGATAATCTCGATCTAATCGCCGATGCCGAGGGTATCACCGGGTTTATTACGGAGGTAACTTTAAGGATCAGGAAACAGGAAAAAATAGCCGTCACCGCCCTTGCTTTCCCCGATGCCCGCAGGTTACAAGAAGCGGTAGAGGCGATGGACAGGAGTGAATTACCCCTCTGGTCTATTGTTTTTATCAACCCGAGAATGGCGGAACTAAAAAACAGGGCGCCCCTGATGGAACACCGGACACACTCCGGGGAGGAACGGGTAATCTTGCCGGCTGCGTATGTTGTCACCATTGCCTACACAGAAAAAGACTCTCAAAGAGTAAGGGATGGGCTTACCGAAATTGTTAGGATGTTTGAAGGGGAAGTCCTGTCTGAGAGGATTGCGGAACATGAATGGAAGAACCGCTTTAAACTTATGGTGGTAAAGCGCCTGGGGCCTTCTCTCGTTCCTGCAGAGGTGATCGTTCCTCTTCAGAGCCTGGGTGACGTGATGAGTGAAATAGAGCAAAAGGTTGATCAGCCTATTGTTAAAGAAGGGGTAATCATCCATCGGGGGCGGGGAGGAAAACCGGAAGCGGTAATCTTAGGGTTTATCCCCTCCGATCAACGGAGATTTGCCTACAACCTCGTCTTCGGACTTGTCCTCACGATAATCAAAATCGCAGAACGACACGGCGGACGGGTCTACTCCACGGGCATGTATTTTACCAAAAAAGCAGGTCATGTCCTGGGGAGCGAGCGGGTAAAAAGACTGGAAAGATTCAAAAAGGAAAGAGACCGCCACGGTATCTTCAACCCCCAAAAAGTTCTCGGCGGGGGAATCATCGGGCGCCTGATGAAGGTAGTCAGTATCTTCGAACCACTTATCCGACCCTTCGGGAATGTGGTGATCACCCTGGTTGGAGAACGTCACAGGAAACCAGCCAAGGGGATCCCGCCGGATGTGGCCTGGTATGCCTATTCCTGTTCTCAGTGCGGTTACTGTGTTGACGAGTGCGACCAGTTCTATGGCCGTGGATGGGAAAGCCAGAGCCCGAGGGGAAAATGGTACTGGCTGCGGGAGTATATGGAAGGTAATGTAAAGTGGGATCAGAAGATGGTGGATACCATCATCGCCTGTACAACCTGTGAACTGTGTAATCTCCGTTGCTCCGCCTCTCTGCCTATCGAATCTTCCTGGATGAAGCTGCGGGGACAGTTGATCCAGGAAGAGGGCAGGATGACCTTCCCACCTTTCGAAATGATGGCCGCCGCCCTTGTTAAGGAAGGAAATATCTGGGCAGGTTACAGGAATAACCGTGATGCCTGGTTCCCGGAGAAGTTGAGAGAGAAACATCCCCCTGGCACACAGGCTGGGAATGTCTATTTTGCCGGATGTACGGCAAGCTATGTGGAAAAAGACATCGGCAAGGCATCGGTAACCCTCCTGGACGCCGCCGGAGTGGATTTTACCTGTCTGGGTCAGAAGGAGAACTGTTGCGGAACCCCGATGCTGGTATCCGGTAAATGGGATATCTTCCTCAATAACATGCAGAGGAACATTGCCTCCGTGAAGGCCTGCGGCGCCGATACCGTCATCACCTCCTGTCCCGCCTGTGATATGATGTGGAGGCACGTCTATCCCCAATGGGCCCAAAAACACGGCATTGCCTTCGATATCAAGACGAGACATTACAGCGAAATTATCAGCGAGCAGATCCGTGAGGGGAGATTCAAGTATACCCATGAGGTCCCCCGGAAGGTAACATGGCATGACTCCTGTCATATGGGAAGGGTCAGTGGAATCTACGACCCCCCGCGGGATATGATCAAGGCTATTCCGGGCATCCAATTCGAAGAGATGAAATATAACAGGGAGGCAGCTCACTGCTGTGGCTCAGTACTGACACTGATCAAGGACCCTCCTGTGGCCCACGAAGTGGGGGGTATGAGGATTAGGGAGGCCGAGGAGATCAATGCCGAGGCGATCCTGGCCCTTTGCCCCTGTTGCGAGTTCCAGCTTCGCGTCAGCGCCGATAAAAAGGGTAAAGATATGGGGGTTCATGATCTGGCCGCCTTTGCCTGCCTGGGTCTGGGTAAAAAATTCAAAGACCCGGAGCCGGAGGTTATGCGCCAATGGGCGGTCTTTGAAGGGATGATTGACCTGATGACCCCGCAGGGATTTGCCGCCCTGATGAGCAGTATGTGGAAAGAGCTGATGGATGCTATGCCGCTGGGGATGGGGAGTATGATGCGGTTTGTCGGTAAGCTCGGGCCGGTAGGCGGCGCTTTGCTCTGGATGATGAGGCCCATGTTTCCTGTCCTGTTCCCGATCCTGTTGCCCAGGATGATGCCCAAGGTTATGCCCGCCATGCTGAATCGTGTCGCCGGGAAGATACCCATGCCGGATTATATGAGGGAACAGATGCCCGAACTGATGCCCAGGGTAATGGATAACCTGATGCCGAAGATGCTGCCCGATGTTGTTCCTCTGATTGTTGGCCCGATGATTGACTATCTCAGGGGTTCGGGAAAAAAGATTCATGTCCCCAGCGAGCCATCACCAGCCTGCGGGCTTCGTCCCCGGTAA